The DNA sequence GGCGTTGAACTCCACGGTGGGGTAAAGCGCCGATTCGGCCACCGTGACCATCTGCCGGGCCTCCCGCACCCTGGCCTTGGCGATGCGCAGGTCCTGGTTGGCGCCGATGGCGCCGGCGATCAGTTCATCCAGCACCGGGTCGCCGAATCCATGCCACCAGGACGCCAGATCCGCCCGGTTGGTCACTACATCGGCCGCTTGCCCGTGCTGCCAATCGGCTACGCTGGGCAGATGCAGATTCGGGTCGACTCGGGTCGGGGTGCAGGCCGCCAAGGCGAGGGCTACGACGCCCCCTACGAAGCCAGTCAATTTTCCGTTCATCGGGCATCTCCTGTGTCATGAGAAAACGCGTGTTGCAACTCGGCCTCCTCCGGCGAAGCGTCCCGCGCCTCGACCCGCTTCACCTTGAACCAGGCCGCGTAGAGCGCCGGCAGGAAGAACACCGTCAAGGCCGTGGCGACGATGAGCCCGCCCATGATGGTGATGGCCTGGGGACCGAAGAAGTCGTTGCGCGATAGGGGAATCATCGCCAGTACCGCGGCCGCCGCCGTCAACAGGATGGGCCGGAAGCGGCGCACCGTGGATTCGACGATGGCGTCATAGGTGCTGAGTCCCGCCTTTTCGTCCTGCTGGATCTGGTCCACCAGGATCACCGAGTTGCGCATGATCATGCCCGCCAACGCGAGGATGCCCAGCAGAGCCACAAACCCGAAGGGCGCACCGAACAGCAGCAGGGCGAAGGCGGCGCCGATCACACCGAGTGGCGCGGTGAGGAAGACCAGGAAGGCCTGGGCCAGGTTCT is a window from the Terriglobales bacterium genome containing:
- a CDS encoding TolC family protein codes for the protein MNGKLTGFVGGVVALALAACTPTRVDPNLHLPSVADWQHGQAADVVTNRADLASWWHGFGDPVLDELIAGAIGANQDLRIAKARVREARQMVTVAESALYPTVEFNANGGRERSINRVFAAPGPQGVELIAPAGNAFSGGLAARWEIDLFGGRHLEAEAATAQASGAREGERA